A window from Corynebacterium urogenitale encodes these proteins:
- the infB gene encoding translation initiation factor IF-2: MPGKLRVHELAKQLGVTSKELLATLKEQGEFVKTASSTVEPPVVKKMKKHYGVGQESAAAKEPAKPAAAPKPAPKASSARPGPKPGPKPTNPVVAKAASTPSSSVKPGATPKPGPAPKPGAAPKPSAAPKPKPGAAAGAGNTAKPGPKPGGGPKPGPKPGPKPGGRAPRVANNPFSSGGSGERPAPRPRGGQHGPGDMPRPGGTRGRNGAPKQGAKPGANNRGGSGNSERQGGGRRPSPAMMPSHPSPGQMPSKSGANFGGGRGRGGQGGPGGPGGGGPRGGRGGRRGGTAGAFGRPGGAPRKGRKSKRQKRNEYEAMQAPSVVGGVKLPNGKGATLRLARGASLADFAEKINADAAALVQALFNLGEMVTATQSVSDETLMLLGEEMDYKIEVVSPEDEDRELLESFDLQFGEDEGEEEDLAQRPPVVTVMGHVDHGKTRLLDTIRKENVGSGEAGGITQHIGAYQVSVNLDGDDRLVTFLDTPGHEAFTAMRARGAKSTDIAILVVAADDGVMPQTVEAINHAKAADVPIVVAVNKIDKEGAQPDKIRGQLTEYDLIPEEYGGDTMFVDISAKQGQNIEKLLEAVLLTADASLDLRANPDMDAQGVAIESHLDRGRGPVATILVQRGTLRVGDSIVVGDAHGRVRRMIDEYGEDVQEAGPSRPVQVLGLTSVSGAGDSLLVVEEDRTARQIADRRNARRRNAQQAKARKRVSLEDLDEVLKETNTLNLILKGDNAGTVEALEDALLKIEVDDEVALNIIDRGVGAVTETNVNLAAASDAVIIGFNVRAEGKATEVANAEGVDIRYYSIIYQAIDEVEAALKGMLKPIYEEKEIGRAEIRAIFKASAVGLIAGCMVESGKVRRNAQVRLVRDGSVVAEKANIDSLRREKDDVTEVAAGYECGMVLSYPDIQVGDFIEVYEMVEIPRD, encoded by the coding sequence GTGCCCGGAAAGCTACGTGTTCACGAGCTCGCAAAACAGCTCGGTGTGACCAGCAAGGAACTTCTCGCCACGCTCAAGGAGCAAGGCGAATTTGTGAAGACCGCGTCGTCCACTGTGGAGCCGCCGGTCGTAAAGAAGATGAAGAAGCATTACGGCGTGGGCCAGGAGTCCGCTGCCGCAAAGGAGCCTGCAAAACCTGCCGCGGCCCCGAAGCCAGCGCCAAAGGCATCTTCTGCCCGTCCAGGACCTAAGCCAGGCCCGAAGCCGACGAACCCTGTGGTGGCTAAGGCAGCCTCCACGCCGTCCTCCTCCGTGAAGCCTGGTGCAACGCCAAAGCCAGGACCAGCGCCAAAGCCAGGCGCTGCTCCGAAGCCTAGTGCTGCTCCGAAGCCGAAGCCAGGCGCAGCTGCCGGCGCGGGTAACACCGCGAAGCCAGGGCCCAAGCCAGGTGGCGGTCCGAAGCCAGGGCCTAAGCCCGGTCCGAAGCCAGGCGGCCGTGCGCCGCGTGTGGCCAACAACCCATTCTCTTCTGGTGGCTCTGGCGAGCGCCCAGCACCACGACCGCGTGGTGGCCAGCACGGCCCTGGTGATATGCCTCGCCCGGGTGGCACGCGTGGTCGCAATGGCGCGCCTAAGCAGGGCGCTAAGCCAGGTGCTAACAACCGTGGTGGCAGTGGCAATTCGGAGCGTCAGGGTGGTGGACGCCGACCATCGCCAGCGATGATGCCTAGCCACCCAAGCCCCGGCCAGATGCCTTCGAAGTCCGGTGCGAACTTCGGTGGAGGCCGCGGTCGTGGCGGTCAGGGTGGTCCTGGTGGTCCCGGTGGCGGCGGTCCCCGTGGTGGACGCGGTGGACGTCGTGGCGGTACCGCTGGCGCATTCGGTCGTCCTGGTGGTGCTCCTCGAAAGGGGCGCAAGTCCAAGCGGCAGAAGCGTAACGAGTATGAGGCAATGCAGGCACCATCGGTCGTTGGCGGCGTGAAGCTGCCTAACGGCAAGGGTGCAACGCTTCGCCTCGCTCGTGGTGCCTCCCTGGCGGACTTCGCGGAGAAGATCAACGCGGACGCAGCCGCACTGGTTCAGGCACTGTTCAACCTCGGTGAGATGGTGACCGCTACGCAGTCTGTCTCCGACGAGACGCTAATGCTGCTCGGCGAGGAAATGGACTACAAGATCGAGGTCGTTTCCCCTGAGGACGAGGACCGCGAATTGCTGGAGTCCTTCGACCTGCAGTTCGGTGAGGATGAAGGTGAGGAAGAAGACCTCGCCCAGCGTCCTCCAGTGGTGACTGTCATGGGTCACGTCGATCACGGTAAGACTCGACTGCTCGATACGATCCGTAAGGAAAACGTCGGCAGTGGTGAGGCCGGTGGCATTACCCAGCACATCGGTGCTTACCAGGTGTCCGTCAACCTCGACGGCGACGATCGACTGGTGACCTTCCTTGATACCCCTGGTCACGAAGCCTTCACGGCGATGCGTGCCCGTGGCGCGAAGTCCACGGATATCGCGATTCTGGTCGTGGCTGCGGATGACGGCGTGATGCCTCAGACCGTGGAAGCTATCAACCACGCGAAGGCTGCCGATGTACCGATCGTGGTCGCGGTGAACAAGATCGATAAGGAAGGCGCTCAGCCAGATAAGATCCGTGGCCAGCTGACCGAATATGACCTCATTCCGGAGGAGTACGGCGGCGACACGATGTTCGTCGACATCTCTGCGAAGCAGGGACAGAACATCGAGAAGCTGCTGGAGGCAGTTCTGCTGACCGCTGATGCTTCCTTGGATCTGCGTGCTAACCCGGACATGGATGCTCAAGGCGTTGCTATCGAGTCCCACCTTGACCGCGGTCGCGGTCCGGTGGCCACCATCCTGGTGCAGCGCGGTACCCTCCGCGTCGGTGATTCCATCGTCGTGGGCGATGCCCACGGCCGTGTCCGCCGCATGATCGACGAATACGGTGAGGATGTTCAGGAAGCTGGCCCATCCCGCCCTGTGCAGGTCCTTGGTCTGACCAGTGTCTCCGGCGCTGGCGATAGCCTGCTGGTTGTCGAAGAGGATCGCACGGCACGTCAGATTGCTGACCGCCGAAACGCCCGTCGACGCAACGCTCAGCAAGCCAAGGCTCGCAAGCGCGTGTCTCTGGAGGATCTGGATGAGGTGCTGAAGGAAACCAATACCCTCAACCTGATTCTCAAGGGCGACAACGCCGGTACCGTCGAGGCTCTGGAAGATGCCCTGCTGAAGATCGAGGTGGACGACGAAGTTGCCCTGAACATCATCGACCGTGGCGTCGGTGCTGTAACGGAGACGAACGTCAACCTGGCAGCTGCGTCGGACGCCGTGATCATCGGCTTCAACGTGCGTGCCGAGGGCAAGGCCACCGAGGTCGCAAATGCCGAGGGCGTGGATATCCGCTACTACAGCATCATCTACCAGGCCATCGACGAGGTCGAGGCTGCGCTGAAGGGCATGCTGAAGCCGATCTACGAAGAAAAGGAGATCGGCCGGGCCGAGATCCGCGCGATCTTCAAGGCTTCCGCCGTGGGTCTCATCGCAGGCTGCATGGTCGAGTCCGGCAAGGTGCGTCGCAATGCGCAGGTTCGCCTCGTGCGCGACGGCTCCGTCGTTGCGGAGAAGGCCAATATCGATTCTCTCCGTCGTGAGAAGGACGATGTGACCGAGGTGGCCGCTGGCTACGAGTGCGGTATGGTTCTGTCCTACCCTGACATTCAGGTCGGCGATTTCATCGAGGTCTACGAGATGGTCGAAATTCCGCGCGACTAG
- a CDS encoding YlxR family protein: protein MRTMPSSPHVPQRTCIATRVTVADSELLRVVAQTRTDGSIAIVADPRRCLPGRGAWITPTRQAYATAAKRRAFSRALRVPATADPTPVRDYIDSLAPMAGEGT, encoded by the coding sequence ATGCGCACGATGCCGTCCTCCCCACACGTGCCCCAGCGCACCTGCATCGCAACTCGCGTCACAGTGGCGGATTCCGAACTCCTCCGCGTGGTGGCACAAACTCGGACCGACGGGTCAATCGCAATAGTTGCGGACCCGCGCCGTTGCCTTCCAGGTAGGGGTGCGTGGATTACTCCGACGCGGCAGGCATATGCTACTGCCGCGAAACGCCGGGCATTCAGCCGGGCGCTCAGAGTACCTGCAACAGCCGATCCCACCCCGGTCCGTGATTACATCGATTCGCTGGCTCCGATGGCCGGCGAGGGGACGTAA
- the nusA gene encoding transcription termination factor NusA, whose amino-acid sequence MNIDIAALHALEKQESVAVDDLLKAVSYGLRDAYRGITKYDGPCDVHIDPISGKVTVYQIEQDEEGNTLGKIDDTPEDFGRAGAMAVRDVIRQKIKAARVTKRYDEYSELRYTVVSGVVSRDVRFNERGVEIVRLGTEADGMDGQILPAEQIPGEKLEHGQRVKAFVTDVINNGNRNVQINLSRTHPELVRGLFALEVPEVADGSVEIVSTAREAGHRTKIAVRSTVKGLNAKGACIGPRGQRVAAIMSALNGEKIDIIDWSEDPAVLVGNALAPSKVVSVTILDPEEQMARVVVPDYQLSLAIGREGQNARLAARLTGWKIDIHSEGQSAE is encoded by the coding sequence GTGAACATTGACATTGCGGCGCTCCACGCGCTCGAAAAGCAAGAATCCGTAGCCGTAGATGATCTGCTCAAGGCGGTTTCATACGGATTGCGAGACGCCTACCGGGGGATCACCAAATACGATGGTCCCTGCGATGTTCACATTGACCCGATCAGTGGCAAGGTCACCGTCTACCAGATTGAGCAGGACGAAGAAGGAAATACCCTCGGCAAGATCGACGACACTCCGGAAGACTTCGGTCGTGCCGGAGCGATGGCCGTGCGTGATGTCATTCGCCAGAAGATCAAGGCCGCAAGGGTCACCAAGCGCTACGACGAGTACTCAGAACTGCGATACACAGTGGTCTCCGGAGTAGTGAGCCGAGATGTCCGCTTCAACGAGCGTGGCGTGGAGATCGTGCGCTTGGGCACCGAGGCTGACGGCATGGATGGCCAGATCCTGCCAGCCGAACAGATCCCCGGAGAAAAGCTGGAACACGGTCAGCGTGTCAAAGCCTTCGTCACTGATGTGATCAACAATGGCAACCGCAATGTGCAGATCAACCTGTCTCGCACCCACCCGGAACTCGTGCGTGGACTCTTCGCCCTCGAAGTACCGGAGGTGGCGGATGGTTCTGTGGAGATCGTCTCTACCGCACGGGAGGCCGGACACCGTACGAAGATCGCCGTGCGTTCGACGGTGAAGGGGCTCAACGCCAAGGGCGCCTGCATTGGCCCACGTGGGCAGCGCGTCGCAGCCATTATGTCCGCTCTCAATGGCGAAAAGATCGACATCATCGACTGGTCCGAAGATCCCGCTGTGCTCGTGGGCAATGCACTGGCGCCGTCGAAGGTGGTGAGCGTGACGATCCTCGATCCTGAAGAGCAGATGGCGCGCGTGGTGGTTCCCGACTATCAGCTGTCACTGGCGATCGGCCGAGAGGGGCAAAATGCGCGTCTCGCCGCACGTCTGACGGGCTGGAAGATCGACATTCACTCCGAAGGGCAATCCGCCGAATAG
- the rimP gene encoding ribosome maturation factor RimP yields MPFPTPAQLEDVLRPLIRQFGLELEQLKITKAGAKSAVRIAVDGEARPDLDALEELSKEISRTFDDAEDESTLNFGPGYTLEVTTPGLDFPLSLPRHWKRNVGRLVKLPQSGQARVLMVDEDGVVLLTKKKKKKSVSAYGFGEVEGAVVEVEFNTAPTDEAQLIGLDRHAYESLIAQAAEENK; encoded by the coding sequence ATGCCTTTTCCCACCCCTGCACAGCTTGAAGATGTCCTGCGTCCACTTATTCGCCAATTCGGCTTGGAATTGGAACAGCTGAAGATCACCAAGGCCGGCGCGAAGTCGGCCGTCCGCATCGCGGTGGATGGTGAAGCACGCCCCGATCTTGATGCGTTGGAGGAACTCAGTAAGGAGATATCCCGCACCTTCGATGACGCAGAGGATGAAAGCACCCTGAACTTCGGCCCCGGATACACCCTCGAAGTCACCACACCGGGACTCGACTTTCCCCTTTCCCTGCCCCGTCACTGGAAACGTAATGTCGGCCGCCTGGTAAAACTACCGCAGTCGGGCCAGGCGCGAGTGCTGATGGTGGACGAGGATGGCGTCGTTCTTCTCACAAAAAAGAAGAAAAAGAAGTCAGTGAGCGCGTACGGATTCGGTGAAGTGGAGGGTGCAGTGGTAGAAGTTGAATTCAACACAGCACCAACCGACGAAGCCCAACTGATTGGGTTGGATCGTCATGCGTATGAGTCGCTCATTGCTCAAGCGGCCGAGGAGAACAAGTGA
- a CDS encoding proline--tRNA ligase, with protein MITRMSHLFLRTLRDDPADAEVPSHKLLVRAGYIRRVAPGVYSWLPLGLKVLRRVEDVVRQEMNAIGAQELAFPALLPREAYETTGRWEEYGDALFRLKDRKNADYLLGPTHEEMFTSVVKSEFTSYKDFPVTLYQIQNKYRDEERPRAGILRGREFIMKDSYSFNMNDEGLEESYQLHRGAYQRIFNTLGIEYAICYATSGAMGGSASEEFLAIADNGEDTFVRSTESDYAANVEAVETTVPDARPIEGQPEAQEYETPDSETIAALVDWANGEGVTIDGRAVEAADTLKCIVTKVTEPGTDEDGNENQPQLTGILVPGNREVDMKRLEASLEPAIVELASDEDFKNNPFLVKGYVGPRGLKSNGVRVLADPRVVEGSSWITGADAKNRHVVGLVVGRDFTPDGYIEAAEVLEGDPSPDGKGTLTLARGIEIGHIFQLGRKYTEAFDVQILDENGKRAVPTMGSYGIGVSRLVAVIAEQMADEKGLRWPLSVAPFDVHVVIANKDAAAGEAAQQLAEDLSAAGLEVLFDDRPKVSPGVKFKDAELLGMPLVVVVGRGFADGKVELRNRLTGETTELDYVSAVGSIKTIREQ; from the coding sequence ATGATCACCCGGATGTCTCACTTGTTCCTGCGTACCCTGCGTGATGATCCCGCGGACGCAGAAGTCCCTAGCCACAAGCTCCTCGTCCGTGCGGGTTACATCCGCCGTGTGGCTCCCGGAGTGTATTCCTGGTTGCCGCTGGGGCTGAAAGTCCTGCGCCGTGTTGAGGACGTTGTGCGTCAAGAGATGAACGCTATCGGCGCTCAGGAGCTGGCATTCCCAGCGCTTTTGCCACGTGAGGCGTACGAGACTACCGGTCGTTGGGAAGAGTACGGCGATGCGTTGTTCCGCTTGAAGGACCGCAAGAATGCCGACTACCTGCTGGGTCCCACCCACGAGGAAATGTTTACCTCTGTGGTGAAGTCGGAGTTCACCTCCTACAAGGATTTCCCCGTCACGCTGTACCAGATCCAGAACAAGTACCGAGATGAGGAGCGCCCGCGCGCTGGCATCCTGCGTGGCCGTGAGTTCATCATGAAGGATTCCTACTCCTTCAACATGAACGACGAGGGCCTAGAGGAGAGCTACCAGCTGCATCGTGGTGCCTACCAGCGCATCTTCAACACCCTCGGCATTGAGTATGCGATCTGCTACGCAACCTCCGGCGCGATGGGTGGCTCCGCCTCTGAGGAATTCTTGGCGATTGCGGATAATGGTGAGGACACCTTTGTGCGCTCGACCGAATCCGATTACGCCGCGAATGTCGAGGCCGTGGAGACCACAGTCCCAGATGCACGGCCGATCGAGGGGCAGCCAGAGGCTCAGGAGTACGAAACCCCAGACAGCGAGACGATCGCCGCGCTCGTCGACTGGGCGAATGGCGAAGGTGTGACTATCGACGGCCGCGCAGTGGAGGCCGCTGACACTCTCAAGTGCATCGTCACCAAGGTCACCGAGCCGGGAACCGATGAAGACGGCAACGAAAATCAGCCACAGCTCACGGGCATCCTCGTGCCAGGCAACCGCGAGGTGGATATGAAGCGCCTCGAGGCTTCCTTGGAGCCAGCCATCGTGGAGCTCGCAAGTGATGAGGACTTCAAGAACAACCCATTCCTTGTCAAGGGCTACGTGGGTCCGCGTGGTCTCAAGTCCAACGGCGTGCGCGTGCTCGCCGATCCGCGGGTTGTCGAGGGAAGTTCTTGGATCACGGGTGCCGATGCCAAGAACCGACACGTTGTGGGTCTGGTTGTTGGCCGGGATTTCACTCCGGACGGCTACATTGAAGCTGCCGAGGTTCTGGAGGGCGACCCATCCCCGGATGGCAAGGGCACTTTGACCTTGGCGCGAGGCATTGAGATCGGACATATTTTCCAGCTGGGCCGCAAGTACACTGAAGCTTTCGACGTACAGATCCTCGACGAAAACGGCAAGCGTGCAGTGCCGACAATGGGTTCCTACGGTATCGGTGTCTCCCGTCTTGTCGCGGTGATCGCGGAGCAAATGGCTGATGAAAAGGGCCTGCGTTGGCCACTGTCCGTCGCTCCATTCGACGTACATGTCGTGATCGCCAATAAGGATGCCGCTGCGGGTGAGGCCGCACAGCAGCTGGCAGAGGATCTGTCCGCTGCTGGTCTTGAGGTGCTCTTCGATGACCGTCCGAAGGTATCACCGGGCGTGAAGTTCAAAGACGCAGAGTTGCTGGGCATGCCACTGGTGGTCGTGGTGGGCCGAGGCTTCGCCGACGGCAAGGTGGAACTGCGTAACCGGCTGACTGGCGAAACCACGGAGCTGGATTACGTTTCCGCCGTGGGATCCATCAAAACTATCCGCGAACAGTAG